The following coding sequences lie in one Pontibacter sp. G13 genomic window:
- a CDS encoding FAD-binding protein, whose translation MNFVSQTASVSAMIHGNTAQSTRNNRRVQVTRNLTWSNRAQTVKCTPEQSFFPKHFEDLKAVVKMADRTEKNIRVVASGYAQSDLISTPDILLYLQHLDRVRVDQSQVDCPIVVAEAGATIGKINHAIESEGFALPSNVVMEDAQIGAVISSGSQGTGWSQGCMSDLVEWIELIDSTGTLRRFDRQSDSPEVMQAVSLHMGMMGITYRLALRIQPTWNVHVIDQRLPLEDTIAHLPVLVKSHESVQFWWKPFSEEIWMRSWNRTDRAVTSTDRHCVMMRTSARIRSQAQMMLAKAGNRMPKWSRKFSQWQFNCTMESSDRVVSILNAIHCRRACHCLQAGSIQFAFPLSEDFHEAQQAFEMVKTNIEAFSEQFGLPAHLNLHARFVGGSQATLSPTHGMEHACYLYLSGDHSDARWAELTAQIASEWLKISGATIHWASSFQHIPGIVPILREKLSKQIDAFLDIKEDLNLDPQGRFMSQHLASIFDQNIGPVGTSISR comes from the coding sequence ATGAATTTCGTTTCACAGACGGCATCCGTATCCGCCATGATCCATGGCAATACCGCCCAATCCACTCGTAACAATCGTCGCGTCCAGGTAACCCGAAATCTGACCTGGAGCAACCGTGCCCAAACTGTCAAATGCACCCCAGAACAGTCCTTTTTCCCCAAGCATTTTGAGGATCTCAAGGCTGTGGTCAAAATGGCAGATCGCACAGAAAAAAACATTCGAGTGGTAGCCAGCGGGTACGCACAATCTGATCTCATTTCTACCCCCGATATCCTCCTCTACCTTCAACATTTGGATCGAGTCCGTGTGGATCAATCTCAGGTGGATTGCCCCATCGTAGTCGCCGAAGCCGGAGCCACTATCGGCAAGATCAACCACGCGATCGAGTCCGAAGGGTTTGCCCTTCCCAGCAATGTCGTGATGGAGGATGCTCAGATTGGCGCAGTGATTTCATCCGGTAGCCAAGGTACGGGATGGTCCCAAGGATGCATGTCCGACTTGGTAGAATGGATCGAGCTTATCGACTCCACGGGGACTTTGAGAAGGTTTGATCGCCAATCGGATTCCCCCGAAGTGATGCAGGCCGTTTCCCTTCACATGGGCATGATGGGTATCACCTATCGCTTGGCATTGCGCATTCAGCCTACTTGGAACGTACACGTGATCGACCAGCGATTGCCGCTTGAGGATACCATTGCCCATCTGCCGGTCTTGGTCAAATCCCACGAGTCCGTTCAATTCTGGTGGAAACCATTCAGTGAAGAAATCTGGATGCGGAGTTGGAATCGCACAGATCGAGCAGTTACTTCCACAGATCGCCATTGCGTGATGATGCGTACTTCCGCTCGGATTCGCAGCCAAGCTCAAATGATGCTTGCCAAGGCCGGAAACCGAATGCCCAAATGGTCTCGAAAATTTTCTCAGTGGCAGTTCAACTGCACCATGGAATCGAGTGATCGGGTCGTCAGCATCCTCAATGCCATCCATTGCCGGAGAGCTTGCCATTGTCTGCAGGCTGGCTCCATCCAATTTGCGTTTCCATTGAGCGAGGATTTCCACGAAGCCCAGCAGGCATTCGAAATGGTCAAAACCAATATCGAGGCTTTCTCGGAACAATTCGGGCTTCCTGCCCATTTGAACCTCCACGCCCGATTCGTGGGCGGCAGCCAAGCCACCCTCTCTCCTACTCATGGGATGGAGCATGCATGCTACCTCTACCTTTCGGGCGATCACAGCGACGCAAGATGGGCGGAGTTGACTGCTCAGATTGCCTCGGAGTGGCTCAAGATTTCAGGAGCTACCATTCACTGGGCATCCAGCTTCCAGCATATCCCCGGGATTGTACCGATCCTCCGTGAGAAGTTGAGCAAGCAGATCGATGCTTTCCTCGACATCAAGGAGGATCTGAATCTCGATCCTCAAGGCCGATTCATGAGTCAGCATCTGGCCTCCATCTTTGATCAAAACATAGGCCCTGTAGGGACTTCTATTTCCCGATAG
- the fsa gene encoding fructose-6-phosphate aldolase — MKFFIDTADLDQIREAANMGVLDGVTTNPSLMAKVGVSDVKGHYLKICEMVDGDVSAEVISTDYEGIVEEGRELAKIHPNITVKIPMIKEGVKAISTLAAEGIKINCTLIFNPLQALVAAKAGAKYVSPFIGRLDDIGQDGMNLIEEVRVVFDNYGLECQILAASVRHTQHLLNCALVGADVATMPLSVIENMIKHPLTDKGLAKFLADHKKMTESVQ, encoded by the coding sequence ATGAAGTTTTTCATCGATACGGCAGACTTGGACCAGATTCGCGAAGCAGCGAATATGGGGGTCCTAGACGGTGTCACGACAAACCCCTCTCTGATGGCCAAAGTTGGCGTTTCTGACGTCAAAGGGCATTATCTCAAAATCTGCGAAATGGTTGACGGTGACGTCAGCGCGGAAGTCATATCTACCGATTATGAAGGAATCGTCGAGGAAGGACGTGAACTCGCCAAAATCCACCCCAATATCACGGTCAAGATTCCGATGATTAAGGAAGGGGTCAAGGCGATTTCTACCTTGGCGGCAGAAGGAATCAAGATCAACTGTACCCTCATCTTCAATCCGCTTCAGGCTTTGGTGGCTGCCAAGGCTGGTGCCAAATACGTGAGCCCCTTCATCGGACGTCTGGACGATATCGGGCAAGACGGGATGAATCTGATCGAAGAGGTGAGAGTGGTATTCGACAACTATGGGCTGGAGTGCCAAATTTTGGCTGCGTCCGTCCGCCATACCCAGCATTTGCTGAATTGCGCTTTGGTTGGAGCTGATGTCGCGACTATGCCGTTGAGCGTGATCGAAAATATGATCAAGCACCCACTGACCGACAAAGGATTGGCCAAGTTCCTCGCCGATCATAAGAAAATGACCGAATCCGTCCAATAG
- a CDS encoding glycosyltransferase family 4 protein produces MTVTNDISGDQRLHRFASTLQDSGWEVTVVGRKLPYSKPLPKRPYSAIRLQLSVNKGKLFYLMFNLRLLWLLIKHRPDIIHANDLDTLLAGSLAARWTGAKLVYDSHEYFTEVPELIHRPTSRKVWLWLERRLFPKADVVLTVNDTLADIYAKLYQREVLSVRNVPFRRELTPQAGESILIYQGALNVGRGIELMIKAMKWLPNYRLWIIGRGDMGAKLRTLTEAQGLDGRVEFKGFVAPADLPKLTTQAKIGFSLEENLGANYRVASPNKVYDYIQDGVPIIVSDLPVMSALVQEHQVGKILPEDQRKPDRLASLIKSIAESEDAYRQLQANCRVAATKLNWETESQKLLNIYRHLAPVAQPQPSSTNS; encoded by the coding sequence ATGACCGTGACCAATGATATCTCAGGCGACCAACGCCTGCACCGATTTGCGTCCACCCTCCAAGATTCTGGATGGGAGGTGACGGTGGTCGGAAGAAAACTCCCTTACTCCAAACCATTGCCCAAACGTCCGTATTCGGCGATTAGGCTTCAATTGTCCGTCAACAAGGGGAAACTCTTCTACCTGATGTTCAATCTGAGATTGCTCTGGTTGCTCATCAAGCACCGCCCTGATATCATTCACGCCAACGATCTGGACACCCTCTTGGCGGGGTCACTTGCCGCCAGATGGACAGGGGCCAAACTCGTCTATGATAGTCACGAATATTTCACGGAAGTACCCGAGCTGATTCATCGCCCAACCAGTCGCAAGGTTTGGCTTTGGCTGGAACGACGCCTTTTCCCCAAGGCAGATGTAGTCCTCACGGTCAATGATACCTTGGCGGATATTTATGCTAAGCTGTACCAACGGGAGGTTTTATCTGTCCGCAATGTGCCATTTCGACGTGAACTGACTCCTCAAGCTGGAGAATCGATCTTGATCTACCAAGGTGCATTGAATGTAGGTCGTGGGATCGAGCTGATGATCAAAGCCATGAAATGGCTGCCCAACTATCGCCTCTGGATTATCGGTCGAGGAGACATGGGCGCCAAGCTCCGCACCTTGACTGAGGCGCAAGGATTGGATGGAAGAGTGGAATTCAAAGGATTCGTTGCCCCTGCAGATCTTCCCAAACTCACAACCCAAGCCAAGATCGGGTTTAGTCTGGAAGAGAATTTGGGAGCCAATTACCGAGTAGCCTCCCCCAACAAAGTGTATGACTACATCCAAGATGGAGTGCCCATCATCGTGAGCGATCTCCCGGTCATGTCGGCACTTGTCCAAGAACACCAGGTCGGCAAAATCCTACCTGAGGACCAACGTAAGCCCGATCGTCTTGCCTCCTTGATTAAGTCCATAGCGGAGTCAGAAGACGCCTACCGACAGCTTCAAGCGAATTGCCGAGTAGCTGCTACCAAGCTCAACTGGGAAACTGAAAGCCAAAAGCTTCTGAACATATACAGGCATTTAGCGCCCGTGGCGCAGCCTCAACCATCTTCTACAAATTCATGA